The genomic DNA TCTTGAGCCTGTCCATATCGTCATAGGCCTGGTCGGCAAAGCCGAGCGTGAGCTGACTGGCAATCACATTGGCGTGGCAGGAGGTCAGGATCAGCCGCAGCGCCTGCAGTGCGCGCGCCGCGCCGAGCCGGCTCTGTGACGCCCCGGCAAGCGCGAAGGCGCGGTTGCGAAACACGTCGCCGCGCGCCTCATTCAGCTCGTGCACGCGGCTGACCCAGTCGATCGCGTTCTTGAGCAGCGGCGGCACCGAGGCGTTGTATTCGGGCGTGACGAACAGCACGCCATGATGCGCGCCTATCATGCGCTTGAGGTTGATCGCGTGC from Bradyrhizobium sp. CCBAU 53351 includes the following:
- a CDS encoding NADPH-dependent FMN reductase produces the protein MSAPKILVIPGSLRTGSHNAKLAAVIAYEFARAGVDVTRISLADFPLPIYDGDLQAKSGVPKHAINLKRMIGAHHGVLFVTPEYNASVPPLLKNAIDWVSRVHELNEARGDVFRNRAFALAGASQSRLGAARALQALRLILTSCHANVIASQLTLGFADQAYDDMDRLKNEGDIAALKELVAQLIDISQRMM